A stretch of the Lolium perenne isolate Kyuss_39 chromosome 3, Kyuss_2.0, whole genome shotgun sequence genome encodes the following:
- the LOC127344461 gene encoding aldo-keto reductase family 4 member C10, producing the protein MAAADFTLNTGARVPSVGLGTYKAAPGVVTDVIGAAVKAGYRHIDCAPMYKNEKEIGVALKKVLADGVVRREDLFITSKIWCSDLAPEDVAPAIDSTLDDLQLDYVDLYLIHWPFQVKKGTEISPENFVQPDIPKTWQAMEQLYDSGKARAIGVSNFSSKKLGDLLGVARVPPAVDQVECHLGWQQAKLRAFCRSSGVHLSAYAPLGRMKDVASNPVVLSIAESLGKTPAQIALRWGLQQGQSVLPKSANASRLKENIDLFDWSIPEELCAKLSEIKQAKQIKGDSFVHPKSVYKTYEELFDGEI; encoded by the exons ATGGCCGCCGCCGACTTCACGCTGAACACCGGCGCCCGCGTCCCCTCCGTGGGCCTCGGCACCTACAAGGCCGCTCCGGGGGTCGTCACCGACGTGATCGGCGCCGCCGTCAAG GCAGGGTACCGGCACATCGACTGCGCGCCGATGTACAAGAACGAGAAGGAG ATTGGTGTTGCTCTGAAGAAGGTCTTGGCCGATGGCGTGGTCAGGCGAGAAGACCTTTTCATCACCTCCAAGATATG GTGTAGTGATCTCGCGCCTGAAGACGTTGCACCTGCAATCGACAGCACGCTGGACGACCTGCAGTTGGATTATGTGGATCTGTATCTG ATCCACTGGCCATTCCAGGTCAAGAAAGGCACCGAGATCAGCCCCGAGAACTTTGTCCAGCCTGACATACCCAAGACCTGGCAGGCAATGGAGCAGCTGTACGATTCAGGCAAAGCTCGCGCGATCGGCGTCAGCAATTTCTCATCCAAGAAGCTGGGTGATCTGCTTGGCGTCGCCCGTGTCCCTCCGGCCGTCGATCAGGTCGAGTGCCACCTCGGCTGGCAGCAGGCGAAACTGAGAGCGTTTTGCCGCTCCAGTGGAGTTCATCTGTCA GCGTACGCACCTTTGGGCAGGATGAAAGACGTCGCGAGTAATCCGGTGGTGTTGTCGATAGCCGAGAGTTTGGGGAAAACTCCAGCGCAGATTGCTCTGCGCTGGGGTCTTCAGCAGGGTCAGAGTGTGCTTCCCAAGAGTGCCAACGCATCGAGGTTGAAGGAGAACATTGATCTGTTTGACTGGTCTATTCCTGAAGAACTGTGCGCCAAGCTTTCTGAAATCAAACAG GCTAAGCAAATCAAAGGAGATTCATTTGTGCACCCGAAGAGCGTTTACAAAACCTACGAAGAGCTCTTCGATGGAGAAATCTGA